The segment GTTTGGTCCCTCAATGATTGTTTCATCTTCTGCAGCAACCTGGTCACACACGCTTTGCATAACTTGGATGGCAGTATCGATATTGTCATCATAAGAAATGCCTATATCGACAAGAGCCCGCATATTTCCTCTGGAATGATTGGTTAAATTGGATATTTCACGATTGGGTACATAATGTAGGGAACCATCAAAATCCCTGATTTTAGTCGTACGCAAACCAACCTCTTCCACAATTCCTGAAAAGCCTGCGGTTGTAACATAGTCATCCACATCGACCTGCTTTTCTAATAGTAGAAAGAACCCAGTCACGACATCACTGACGATGCCTTGAGCGCCGAATCCAATGGCAAGGCCTACAACCCCAGCCCCAGCCAAAATAGCAGTGGTTTCTACTGCAAATACGTTTTCGAGTACCATTATCACAAGGAAAAATATTAAAGCATATGTAAAAATGTTTATCGTAAGTTTCTCAAGTGTCTTGGCTCTTCCTAGGGAAATTCCTTGTCTTTCTGTAGCTCTATTGAAGGTGCGGGAAATTATTTTAGTCCCAATAGACTTCACAATTGCATACACGATAAGGATTACTAGTAATTTGAGTAAGATAACCCCTGCGGCAATCAAGATAGCATAAATGTCAATGTTAGATAGATCAAATACCATTAAACTTAAACTCCCTTCTCTGTTGTGGAAAAAATGATAATTAGTTCTAATAAGGCATTATAAAGTATTCAGGACTGAAAACCAAATTATTTATAGGATGTGAACGGATAAGCTTTTTACTTTTTCCTAAAAGTAAAGAATGTTATTATAAGTATGGAGAAAAAATTCCCATTAAACTCTAAGGTTACATTTTTAATCTTAAGGGAATACCAACAAGGTGAAAATGGAGAAGGTTATATGATTTGCTTTTGGTCTAAATTAAATTAATTATCATTTAACATTGACTAAAAATAAAGAGTGGTTTATAATAGTTGATGTTGATTAAATAACTAAATGAGAATTATTGATTAATATTCTCATTTGAAATTACAACTTGGAGGGATTTACAAATGGCAGAACGCATGGTAGGTAAACAAGCTCCACGTTTTGAAATGGACGCTGTATTACCAAACAAAGAATTTGGAAAAGTAAGCTTAGAAGAAAACATGAAAAACGATAAGTGGACAGTACTTTTCTTCTACCCAATGGATTTCACGTTCGTTTGCCCGACTGAAATCACTGCAATGTCTGATCGCTACGAAGAGTTCGAAGACTTAGATGCAGAAATCATTGGAGTATCTACTGATACTATCCACACGCACTTAGCTTGGATCAATACAGATCGCAAAGACAACGGTCTTGGCGAATTAAGATATCCATTAGCTGCTGACACTAATCACGTTGTATCTCGCGACTACGGAGTTCTTATTGAAGATGAAGGTATCGCGCTTCGTGGATTATACATCATCAGCCCAGAAGGCGAATTACAATACCAAACAGTATTCCACAACAACATCGGCCGTGATGTAGAAGAAACACTACGTGTACTTCAAGCATTGCAAACTGGTGGACTTTGCCCAGCGAACTGGAAGCCTGGACAAGCTACATTATAATTTGATGCAACCAAGAATAAGGTCTAACGTTTTTCGTTAGGCCTTTTCTTTGCACTACATAGATATAATAGGAGGTTTTAAAGAATGAAATTACGCTCCCCGATGCCTGAATTGACTGGCGCGACAGAATGGTTGAACGGACAGGTAACCAAAGTGGACCTGATTGGCGAGAAGCCGACACTTATTCATTTCTGGTCCGTAAGCTGCCATCTATGTAAAGAAGCGATGCCACAAGTAAATGAGTTTCGAGATAACTACAAGGACAAGTTAAACGTGATTGCAGTTCACATGCCACGCTCTGAGGACGACTTGAATCTCGATTCCATCAAGAAGACTGCAAGTGAGCATGATATCACTCAGCCGATCTTCGTTGACAGTGAACATAAATTAACAGATGCATTTGAAAATCAATATGTACCTGCTTATTATGTATTTGATGCTGAAGGTAATCTCCGCCACTTCCAGGCTGGCGGAAGTGGGATGAAAATGCTTGAAAAACGTGTAAATCGTGTATTGGGTGAAATGGAGAAATAAGCTTTTATGAATGAAAAAAGGATTGCCTTAAAAAAGGTGATCCTTTTTTCTATTCAGCGCAACCAACAACTGATTCTATTTAACAGACCAATTCTCATATACTCTAAAGTTGTTCTTTTCTCCGTCTAAAGATGTAGGGTAATTCCGTCTTTGTGTCACTTACAATGTCCCATGCAAAGAAATAAAATAATAGTATAAATAATTTAAATTTTTCAAAAAAAGACTGGATAAATATTTCGAAACTCGATATATTAGATACTATCTTATATTTTCCAGCATGAGTTAACAAAGGGAGGGAATACATGTGGAGACTTTTAAGAAACTTAAAGAGTTTTATTGGCCTTATCGCAAAAATTTCTATATTTCCTTGATATTTTTGCTTTTAGTAACGGTCATCACCGTCATTTATCCTGTTATTTTACAGGTGACGATTGATGAAATTATTGAAAAACAACAATTCCAATACGTACCATATATTGCAATTGGATTCATTGGAATCATGGCATTAAAGGGATTATTTACCTATTACAATCAATTCTTAGGTGACCTTTTCGGGATCCGTTCGGTGTATCGCTTACGAAACGAATTGTATGAAAAGCTGCAATTCCTACCGTTTCGTTATTATGACAATGCGAAGACAGGGGATTTGATGTCAAGACTGACAGCAGATGTAGAAGGTTTCAGGTTTTTCCTATCATTTGGATTTGCCGAACTGATACGGTTTGTCTTGTTAGTAACCATTAGTTTAAGTTTAATGTTCTATTATTCAGTGGCTTTAACCTTTGTCACATTGTTGGCTATGCCTTTTCTAGCCTTTGTCACCTATCGTTTTGATAAAAGGGTTCACCCTGCATTCCGTGGTATACGTAAATCATTCGGGAAATTGAATACGAATGTACAGGAGAATATTAGTGGCATTAACACGGTTAAATCTTTATCTCGTGAAGATTATCAAATTAACAAATTCAATAATTCCAATGTAGATTACAAGGAAAAATATATTACTACATCTAATGTCTGGGCAAAATTCTTCCCGCTAATGGAATTCATCGGTAATGCATGTGTGGTGGGTTTGCTTGCATTTGGAGGTTATTTGGTAATCAATGGCCAATTGTCTGAAGGGGCACTAGTAGCATTCTTCAGTTTAGTCTGGTATATTGTTTGGCCGATTGCGAACTTAGGATTTGTCATCAATCAGTTCTCCCAAGCAAAAGCATCCGGGGAACGATTACTGGAGATATTAGAGGCAGAAGAGGATATTCAAGACACACCAGATGCGAAGGATGTCCCAAATTTAAAAGGGCATGTAACGTTTGAGGATGTTACATTCCGTTATCCAAATGAGGATAAAACGGCCCTTGAAAATGTATCTTTTGAGGCACCTCCTGGAAAGCAGATTGGATTGATAGGTGCGACAGGTTCTGGTAAAACAAGTATCACCCAACTTATTACAAGATTTTATGAGCCACAGTCCGGCCGTATTTTAATTGATGGGGAAGAAGTCAATAAATACTCGCTGTATTCCCTCCGAAACCAAATCGGTTTTGTACTACAGGAATCTTTCTTATTTTCTTCCACTATTAAATCAAACATTGCATATGGGCGACCAAATGCTTCAATGGAAGAAATTGTTCGTGCTGCGAAAATGGCACAGGCGCATGAATTTATAATGGAACTTCCTGACGGCTACGATACGATGCTTGGTGAACGCGGAATGGGCCTTTCCGGAGGTCAGAAACAACGTATCGCCATCGCTCGTGCGTTAATCCTTGATCCAAGTATCTTAGTTTTGGATGATGCAACAAGTGCAGTAGATATGCAGACGGAGTTTAATATACAAAGAGAATTAAAGGCTGCATTGGCTGGAAGAACAACCTTTATCATCGCTCACCGTATTTCCTCTCTTAAACATGCGGATGAAATCCTCGTATTAGAAGAAGGAAAAGTCGTAGAGCGCGGAACACATGACGAGCTTGTCCAAAAGAATGGGGCATATCGTAGAATCTATGATATCCAGTACAAGGACCAAAAAACGGTTTTGGAAGCTCAGACTAACTAAAAGGCAGGTGAAACAAAGTGCGCAAAAAACAGAAAATTGAATTGAATGACAATGTAAAAAAGAGATTCTACTATTCTACTGACCAGGCGATCGAAAAACCGTTCAACTGGCAACAGATGTGGAGACTGTTCTCTTATATGAAACCATACTCCAAGACCTTGCTGCCGCTAGCAATCATAACGATGCTAATTGCAACTGCTGTAAGGTTGGCAATACCAATCATAATCGGTAAATACCTATACGATGTTGCTATAAAACAAAAAGATATGGATATGCTTGTACAACTGGCGGTGATTGTTTCCGTTTTATATGTCATATCTTATGTGGCGAATGCATTGAGGATCCGATGGATGAACATGCTTGGACAAAATGTCATCTATGATTTAAGGAAGCACCTTTTCACACATGTACAAGGTCTGTCCCACCGCTTTTTCGATCAACGTTCGGCTGGTTCTATCCTTGTTCGTATCATGAATGATATCAACTCTTTGCAGGAATTGTTTACAAACGGTGTTATCAATCTGCTTATGGATTTTATTTTATTGATTGGTATCGTGGTCATTCTATTTACTTTAAGTCCGGAATTGGCAACAGCCATCTTGGTTATCCTTCCGATCATGTTTTTCATTTCTACAAGCTTGCGTAGAAAGATCAGAAGAGCATGGCAGGATGTTCGTATTAAGCAATCGATGCTGAACTCCCATTTAAATGAAAGTATCCAAGGTGTCCGGGTTACACAATCCTTTACGCAAGAAAGAGAGAACATGGGATTCTTTGACCGCATCAATACGGAAAACTTTGAATCCTGGAAAAATGCGACTAGACAGAATGCCATTTTCCGTCCATTTGTTGAAATGACCAATGCGGTTGGAACAGCCATTCTTATCTGGTTTGGAGCCTACCTTATCCAACTAAGTATGACGGGTGGTTCCAGTACTCTAACGGTCGGGATCTTCATTTCCTTTGCATTCTATTTAGGAATGTTCTGGGAGCCGATTTCACGATTGGGTCAACTTTACAATATGCTTCTTGTCGGGATGGCTTCTTCCGAACGTATTTTTGAATTTTTGGATGAAAAACCGATAGTTGATGAGAAGGATAATGCAGTCAATCTGGAAACAATCCGCGGAGAGATTGAATTTAAAAATGTGGAGTTTTCTTATGACAGTAAGCGCACGGCGTTGAACCAGATTTCATTGAAAATGGAAGCAGGGCAAACTGTCGCATTGGTGGGGCATACGGGTTCTGGTAAAACTACCATCGCTAACTTGATTTCACGATTCTATGATGCAACAGGCGGAGAAGTGAAAATTGATGGTTACAATATTCGCGACATTTCCCTTCAAAGCTTACGTTCACAAATCAGTGTGGTCTTACAGGATACCTTTATTTTCTCAGGGACTATCAATGATAATATCCGCTTCGGTCGCCCTACTGCCACCGACGAAGAGGTAAGGGCTGCTGCTGAAGCGGTCGGCGCAAACGAGTTTATCGAGCGCTTGAAAAATGGGTATGATACAGAAGTTGAGGAAAGGGGAAATGTCCTTTCTGTCGGAGAAAGACAATTGATTTCCTTTGCACGTGCGTTACTAGCCGATCCTAGCATCATTATTTTAGATGAAGCAACAGCTAGTATTGATACGGAAACGGAAGTGAAGATACAGACTGCACTTAAACAGCTTTTGAAAGGTCGGACGGCTATCATTATCGCTCACCGTCTATCTACTATTCGCGAGGCAGATAACATCATTGTCCTTGATCATGGGAATATCATGGAGCAGGGCAATCATGGTGAGTTGATGGAGCATGGCGGTATCTATTATCACTTAGTAAAAGCACAATTTACGATGCAGGATGTAAGCTGAGAATAAAAGGAGACATCGGTTTTTGGGCCGATGTCTCAGTGTTTAAACAAAGTAAATTTCATAAAGTTTTCAAGTTGATTGTAGTGGAATGCGCGCAGACTCCTGAGGGAGGAAGGGACAAGGGAGACCCCGCAGGGCGCAGCCTGAGGAGGCTCCCGGACCGCCCGCGGAAAGCGAAGCGGCTGTAACGGAGATCAACGAGTAAATGAAAATCTAAAGATTATTAGGGTTTGTCAACAGTCTGAGACATCGTTTTTTTGGCCGATGTCTTTTTTGTATGTAATAAAAGGCAATATCATCTTTTCTTGATATCCGGAGGAGCATCTTCAAGGTGATGGTACAATTCATCAGGAGTGCTTCCAGAAAGACCTTCTTGAGTAACTTCACCATTAGAATAACGATAATAATAAATTGCCTCAGGTTCATCTTCATAGATAACAGAAATAACCCATGGCTCATAGGAAAGAACCAAACATGAAAAGCAATAATTCACATCTATGTTTATGGTGTCATTTTGGTGATATCCCTGCTCTAACATCAAATGCTCCGATATTGCCGTATATCTTGTTTGTTCCCCAGCTATCACATATGCCTTAAAACTTCCAATAGACAGCAGAAAAATCAAAAGAAGGATTAGAAAGATTAGGATTTTTTTACTCACCGCTTTAACCTCCCACCTTTTGAATTAGTAATAATCAAGCTTTTCCGTTATATAGCAGGCAACCAGAAAAATGGGACATAGTATAGTGATCAGAAAGACAATATTGACATCCATTTACTCATTCTCCCCTCTTTTGTCTTGATAGCTCTTCCAACTTTTGTAACGCATCCGCTTTTTCAAAAGAGCTGTACCACCGGAAATCCATTTCATCCAAAATTCGATAGTGCTGACTGATGACATTTTGCTGAAGACGGAAAGAGCCCAGCATTTTTATCTCTTTCCACCAGACTTTTCCGCCCAATGTCTTATCCTTAGGTGCATCAATTTTCTCGTGCGCGATTGTTTCTATGACTTCTAATGGGTCAGCACCGAGTACAGAGGCTAGTACTTGACTCTCCCTAAACAGGGCACAGGTGGCTGCACAAACGGTCCAGCCGGCTTGGTTCCTTCCTTTTTCGATCTGTACCAATGTTTTCTTGGAAATCCCCAAGATTTCCGCCATTTTATCTTGAGTGTAATCAAATTCCGTACGAATGAGCTTAATTTTACTTGATATCAAGGAAATAGCTTCTGATTGATTCATCATATAGTTAAAGTGCTCCTTTTTATAATATATGTGTAATTTTACACTTTTAATTACAGTTGTACAATGGTTTTCATAAAATATGATTAGAAGAATAAATTTTCGATATAGGGAAAATAGGTTTATGATACAATAGTATTTATACATAACCTTGATAAATGGGGGAAGAATCGTTGAAGAAAAAAGAATTTGCCGTAATAGGCCTAGGGCGTTTTGGGGGAAGTATGGTAAAGGCATTAAGTGACGAGGGAGTAGAAGTCCTCGCGATTGATAATGATGAAGAAAAAGTGAACCAGTTCGCTAATATAGCCTCACATGCGGTGGTTGGCGATACTACGGATGAGGCTGTGCTCAAAAGTATCGGTATCCGTAATTTTGATCATGTAATCGTTGCCATTGGAGACAACATCCAAGCGAGTATTTTGACGACCCTGATTTTGAAGGAACTTGGCGTTAAACATATAACGGTCAAGGCGACCAATGACTATCATGAAAAAGTATTGAGTCGTATTGGCGCCGACCAAGTTGTCCATCCTGAAAGGGATATGGGAAGGCGTATAGCCCATAATATAGTGTCCAATAACGTTCTAGATTATCTGGAGCTATCTGATGAGCATAGTATTGTGGAGATTGTCGCTAGTCGACGTCTGGATGGTAATACGTTAATTGATCTAGACATACGCGCTAAATATGGAATCAACATTGTTGCCATTAAACGAGGGAAGGATATCATCGTTTCTCCTCAGGCGACAGATGCGATCAGGCAAGGGGATATCTTGATTGTCAT is part of the Sutcliffiella sp. FSL R7-0096 genome and harbors:
- a CDS encoding mechanosensitive ion channel family protein codes for the protein MVFDLSNIDIYAILIAAGVILLKLLVILIVYAIVKSIGTKIISRTFNRATERQGISLGRAKTLEKLTINIFTYALIFFLVIMVLENVFAVETTAILAGAGVVGLAIGFGAQGIVSDVVTGFFLLLEKQVDVDDYVTTAGFSGIVEEVGLRTTKIRDFDGSLHYVPNREISNLTNHSRGNMRALVDIGISYDDNIDTAIQVMQSVCDQVAAEDETIIEGPNVVGVQGLGDSDVVIRIIAKTDNMQQWAVERKLRKTLKEALDANGIDIPFPHQVYIEKKD
- a CDS encoding peroxiredoxin, giving the protein MAERMVGKQAPRFEMDAVLPNKEFGKVSLEENMKNDKWTVLFFYPMDFTFVCPTEITAMSDRYEEFEDLDAEIIGVSTDTIHTHLAWINTDRKDNGLGELRYPLAADTNHVVSRDYGVLIEDEGIALRGLYIISPEGELQYQTVFHNNIGRDVEETLRVLQALQTGGLCPANWKPGQATL
- a CDS encoding redoxin domain-containing protein: MKLRSPMPELTGATEWLNGQVTKVDLIGEKPTLIHFWSVSCHLCKEAMPQVNEFRDNYKDKLNVIAVHMPRSEDDLNLDSIKKTASEHDITQPIFVDSEHKLTDAFENQYVPAYYVFDAEGNLRHFQAGGSGMKMLEKRVNRVLGEMEK
- a CDS encoding ABC transporter ATP-binding protein → METFKKLKEFYWPYRKNFYISLIFLLLVTVITVIYPVILQVTIDEIIEKQQFQYVPYIAIGFIGIMALKGLFTYYNQFLGDLFGIRSVYRLRNELYEKLQFLPFRYYDNAKTGDLMSRLTADVEGFRFFLSFGFAELIRFVLLVTISLSLMFYYSVALTFVTLLAMPFLAFVTYRFDKRVHPAFRGIRKSFGKLNTNVQENISGINTVKSLSREDYQINKFNNSNVDYKEKYITTSNVWAKFFPLMEFIGNACVVGLLAFGGYLVINGQLSEGALVAFFSLVWYIVWPIANLGFVINQFSQAKASGERLLEILEAEEDIQDTPDAKDVPNLKGHVTFEDVTFRYPNEDKTALENVSFEAPPGKQIGLIGATGSGKTSITQLITRFYEPQSGRILIDGEEVNKYSLYSLRNQIGFVLQESFLFSSTIKSNIAYGRPNASMEEIVRAAKMAQAHEFIMELPDGYDTMLGERGMGLSGGQKQRIAIARALILDPSILVLDDATSAVDMQTEFNIQRELKAALAGRTTFIIAHRISSLKHADEILVLEEGKVVERGTHDELVQKNGAYRRIYDIQYKDQKTVLEAQTN
- a CDS encoding ABC transporter ATP-binding protein — its product is MRKKQKIELNDNVKKRFYYSTDQAIEKPFNWQQMWRLFSYMKPYSKTLLPLAIITMLIATAVRLAIPIIIGKYLYDVAIKQKDMDMLVQLAVIVSVLYVISYVANALRIRWMNMLGQNVIYDLRKHLFTHVQGLSHRFFDQRSAGSILVRIMNDINSLQELFTNGVINLLMDFILLIGIVVILFTLSPELATAILVILPIMFFISTSLRRKIRRAWQDVRIKQSMLNSHLNESIQGVRVTQSFTQERENMGFFDRINTENFESWKNATRQNAIFRPFVEMTNAVGTAILIWFGAYLIQLSMTGGSSTLTVGIFISFAFYLGMFWEPISRLGQLYNMLLVGMASSERIFEFLDEKPIVDEKDNAVNLETIRGEIEFKNVEFSYDSKRTALNQISLKMEAGQTVALVGHTGSGKTTIANLISRFYDATGGEVKIDGYNIRDISLQSLRSQISVVLQDTFIFSGTINDNIRFGRPTATDEEVRAAAEAVGANEFIERLKNGYDTEVEERGNVLSVGERQLISFARALLADPSIIILDEATASIDTETEVKIQTALKQLLKGRTAIIIAHRLSTIREADNIIVLDHGNIMEQGNHGELMEHGGIYYHLVKAQFTMQDVS
- a CDS encoding helix-turn-helix domain-containing protein encodes the protein MNQSEAISLISSKIKLIRTEFDYTQDKMAEILGISKKTLVQIEKGRNQAGWTVCAATCALFRESQVLASVLGADPLEVIETIAHEKIDAPKDKTLGGKVWWKEIKMLGSFRLQQNVISQHYRILDEMDFRWYSSFEKADALQKLEELSRQKRGE
- a CDS encoding TrkA family potassium uptake protein, translating into MGEESLKKKEFAVIGLGRFGGSMVKALSDEGVEVLAIDNDEEKVNQFANIASHAVVGDTTDEAVLKSIGIRNFDHVIVAIGDNIQASILTTLILKELGVKHITVKATNDYHEKVLSRIGADQVVHPERDMGRRIAHNIVSNNVLDYLELSDEHSIVEIVASRRLDGNTLIDLDIRAKYGINIVAIKRGKDIIVSPQATDAIRQGDILIVIGADTDITRFEKNVVEE